The region GTTACCGAGGCTCTTACTCATCTTCTGAACGCCGTCGAGCCCCTCCAAAATGGGCATCATTATGCAGACCTGTTCCTCCTGACCGTACTCCCTTTGAAGGTGGCGCCCCATCAGGAGGTTGAACTTCTGGTCGGTTCCCCCGAGCTCAACGTCGGCCTTTAACACAACCGAGTCGTAGCCCTGAAGGAGGGGATAGATGAACTCGTGAATGTGTATGGGCCTGCCTTCCTTAAAGCGCTTCTCAAAGTCGTCCCTCTCAAGCATTCTTGCCACTGTGTACTTGGAGGCAAGCTTTATGAGGTCGGCGGCGCTCATCTGGCCGAGCCACTCGCTGTTGAAAACCACAACGGTTTTTTCGGGGTCGAGTATCTTGAAAACCTGCTGTGCGTAAGTTTCTGCGTTTTTAAGAACCTCCTCCCTTGTGAGGGGCGGGCGGGTTTCGTTCTTGCCCGTAGGGTCCCCTATCATTGCGGTAAAGTCGCCTATGAGGAAGTAAACCTCGTGACCGAGCTCCTGAAAGTCCCTGAGCTTCCAAAGGAGAACCGTATGGCCCAGGTGAAGGTCGGGGGCCGTAGGGTCAAACCCCGCCTTAATGCGGAGCTTCCTACCCGACTTCAGTTTCTCCAAAAGCTCCTCTTCCCCTATAATCTCGGCGGTTCCCCTCTTTATAACTTTTAACTGCTCCTGCGGGGTCATCTCTCCTCTCCTTCAAGTATTATCTCCATAGCCGTTTCATCACAGTTGGGGAATTTTACACAGTTTATACAGTCCCTCCAGATTTTATGGGGAAGGGTGTTCTTATCTATCTCCCTAAAGCCGAGCTTCCTGAAAAAGTCCACCTGGTATGTAAGGGTAAAAACTCTGTTAATCCCGAGCTCAAGCGACTCCTCAAGGGCCCTCTTTACAAGGGCGGTGCCTATACCCTTTCCCGTGTGACCGGGAGCAACCGCCAGGGAGCGCACCTCCGCAAGGTTATCCCAGAAAACAGAGAGGGCACACACGCCCAGAACCGTTCCGTCCTCTTCGTAAACCCAGAACTCCCTTATGTTCTCGTAGATGCTGTTTATGGAACGGGGAAGCATAAGCCCCAGTTTGGCGTAGTGGTTAACGAGGAACTGAATGCTCTCCGCATCCTGAACTTTTGCCTTCCTAATGGTGCCGGGAACGCTCCTGCTCAACTCTCCCCCATCCTAAGAACTTTCACAGGCTCAGTTTTCGCCGCCCTCAGCGCCGGGTAAACCGTTGCAATCCCGCTTATGATTAGGGCCGCAACGGCGGCAACTACGCAGTCTGCAAGGTGGAGCTGAAAGGGAAGGTGGTCTATGTAGTAAACGTCCGGCGGCAGGGGAATGAGCTTAAACTTCTCGCCGAAAACGGAAACGGCAATCCCGATTGCCTCACCCAAAATAGTGCCGATTGCCCCTATCAGAAGCCCCTGAAGGACGAAAACTTTCACGATAAAGCCGTTTTCCGCCCCCACGGTTTTCAGTATGGCAATATCCCTGGACTTTGAGCTCACCGTCATCATGAGAAGGCTGGAGATGTTGAAAGAGGCAACAACCACAATCAGCGTCAGAATCAGGAACATGGCGAGCTTCTCAAGCTTCAGTGCCGAGAAGAGGCTCTTATTTAAAGATATCCAGTCCTGAACCGAGTAGGCAGGGCCGAGGACGGCCTCTATCTGCCTCTCAACGGGTTTAACGAGGTTAAGGTCCCTAACCTTAACCATTAAACCCGTAACAGAATCTCCGAAACCGAATGCCTTACGAACGGCGTCAAGGTGGGCAAGAACCAAGGAGGAGTCAAACTGATACATCCCCACCTCGAATATGCCCACCACGGTGAACTTGGCCGTTCGGGGTATAACGCCGAAAGGGGTCTTCCTGCCGTAGGGAGATATAAAGGTGATTTCGTCTCCCACCGTTATGCCGAGAGTATCGGCAAGAATACGCCCGATTACCACACCCTTCGGGGAGCTCTCAAAGAGCTTCCAGTCTCCAACAACCATGTGCCGGGGAATGGAGGTAACTTTTGGCTCAAGGGCGGGAACACACCCCCTTATGGAAGCACTTGCGGCTGTTTGGGCCTGACCGGCCGTGGCCATAGCCGGAACGTAGATAAACGGCTCAACACCTACAACGCCCTTAATCTTCGATATCACGTGCTGAGCGTAGTCGTAACGAACAAAGGGACCCGAACGCTTCATCACTATTATGTCGGCGTTGGCAGAAAGAAGCCGCTTCTTTATGGCGTCTTGGAAGCCGGTCATAACGGAGTTAACGATTATAAGGGCGGCCACCCCCACAACAACGCCGAGAACTGCAATCAAAACGGCGAAGGAGTGGTAGCCGCCCTTGGGCTTTAAACTCCTAACCGCAAGCCACAGAAGGAGCGGGTTCAACTCTCCTTAACCTCTTCCTTCTTCTCCTCTCTCCTCTCGGGCCTGAGCTGAGGGAAGAGGAGAACTTCCCTGATGGAGTCTTTATCGGTAAAGAGCATAACGAGCCTGTCTATTCCTATCCCCTCGCCGGCGGTGGGAGGCATACCGTACTCAAGGGCGGTAACAAAATCGGCGTCGTACTCCATGGCCTCCTCGTCTCCCCTCGCCTTCTCCTGGAGCTGCTGCTTAAAGCGCCTTGCCTGCTCCTCGGGGTTGTTGAGCTCACTGTAGGCGTTTGCAACCTCACGGCCGTAGATGAAAAGCTCAAACCGCTCAACAAGCTCGGGGTTACCGCGCTTCTCCTTGGCAAGGGGCGATATAGCCTTGGGGAAATCTACAACGAAGGTCGGCTGGATAAGCTCGGGCTCTACCAGCTTCTCAAAGAGCTCCTGAACTCTCTTAAAGTGGGAGAGCTTCTCGGCGTTCTCTATCTCGAGCTCCTTGGCCTTTTGAAGAACCTTCTCCTCGTTGTGGAGGAGCTCATCGGGGGTGAGTCCGGTCTTCTTCGAGAGCTCCTCAAGGTAGGAGATTCTCCTGAAGGGCCTCTTAAAGGAGATTTTCGTTCCCTGATACTCTATCTCCCTAACGCCGGGGCCGTAGAGCCTATCCAGGAGAAACTCAAAGAGCTCCTCGGTCATCTCCATAAGGTCGTAGTAGTCGGCGTAGGCCATGTACCACTCAACCATCGTAAACTCGGGGTTGTGGCGGGTGCTTATCCCCTCGTTACGGAAGTTCTTGCCCAGCTCGTAAA is a window of Thermovibrio ammonificans HB-1 DNA encoding:
- the lysS gene encoding lysine--tRNA ligase; the protein is MAEEKSLEHKIVEQRKEKVEKLKELGYEPYAYKFDVNAKAGELIARFGRVKSQEEREGEELPSQEFSLAGRIVSMRVMGKAAFFHIQDESGRLQCYIRRDTVGEEFYNKVFKRLIDIGDIVGVKGTLFRTRTGELTLEVKELTPLTKSLRPLPEKWHGLKDTEKRYRQRYLDLIVNPEVREVFRTRTEVIKAIREFLDSRGFLEVETPILQPIASGAAAKPFITHYNALDIDVYLRIAPELYLKRLLVGGFERVYELGKNFRNEGISTRHNPEFTMVEWYMAYADYYDLMEMTEELFEFLLDRLYGPGVREIEYQGTKISFKRPFRRISYLEELSKKTGLTPDELLHNEEKVLQKAKELEIENAEKLSHFKRVQELFEKLVEPELIQPTFVVDFPKAISPLAKEKRGNPELVERFELFIYGREVANAYSELNNPEEQARRFKQQLQEKARGDEEAMEYDADFVTALEYGMPPTAGEGIGIDRLVMLFTDKDSIREVLLFPQLRPERREEKKEEVKES
- the tyrS gene encoding tyrosine--tRNA ligase; the protein is MTPQEQLKVIKRGTAEIIGEEELLEKLKSGRKLRIKAGFDPTAPDLHLGHTVLLWKLRDFQELGHEVYFLIGDFTAMIGDPTGKNETRPPLTREEVLKNAETYAQQVFKILDPEKTVVVFNSEWLGQMSAADLIKLASKYTVARMLERDDFEKRFKEGRPIHIHEFIYPLLQGYDSVVLKADVELGGTDQKFNLLMGRHLQREYGQEEQVCIMMPILEGLDGVQKMSKSLGNYIGILEPPEEQFGKVMRISDELMWRYYRLVTRVPEEEIEEMERAVKEGRLHPMEAKKRLAETIVATFHGEEAAKRAREHFERVFSRRELPPEIPEPEVEVPENPIWLPKLLKILGLVKSTSEGRRQIRGGAVRIDGRKILDEDYKVDLLAGEFVVQVGKRRFAKIKPENVKLTSG
- a CDS encoding ABC transporter permease — encoded protein: MNPLLLWLAVRSLKPKGGYHSFAVLIAVLGVVVGVAALIIVNSVMTGFQDAIKKRLLSANADIIVMKRSGPFVRYDYAQHVISKIKGVVGVEPFIYVPAMATAGQAQTAASASIRGCVPALEPKVTSIPRHMVVGDWKLFESSPKGVVIGRILADTLGITVGDEITFISPYGRKTPFGVIPRTAKFTVVGIFEVGMYQFDSSLVLAHLDAVRKAFGFGDSVTGLMVKVRDLNLVKPVERQIEAVLGPAYSVQDWISLNKSLFSALKLEKLAMFLILTLIVVVASFNISSLLMMTVSSKSRDIAILKTVGAENGFIVKVFVLQGLLIGAIGTILGEAIGIAVSVFGEKFKLIPLPPDVYYIDHLPFQLHLADCVVAAVAALIISGIATVYPALRAAKTEPVKVLRMGES
- a CDS encoding N-acetyltransferase, whose amino-acid sequence is MSRSVPGTIRKAKVQDAESIQFLVNHYAKLGLMLPRSINSIYENIREFWVYEEDGTVLGVCALSVFWDNLAEVRSLAVAPGHTGKGIGTALVKRALEESLELGINRVFTLTYQVDFFRKLGFREIDKNTLPHKIWRDCINCVKFPNCDETAMEIILEGEER